A stretch of Nonomuraea africana DNA encodes these proteins:
- a CDS encoding APC family permease, with translation MTVGHGHQPALKRVIGRKVLLLFVLGDILGAGIYALVGKVAGNVGGALWVPFLVAFVLAALTATAYAELVGKYPQAAGAALYANKAFHIPFVTFIVAFAVMMSGITSASAAARAFGGRYLAEFVTVPVIVGAFAFLGLVTLVNFAGISESVKVNVTLTIIEAFGLLVIVAIGVYALFTGEGEPGRALEFHQAHGAFLGVLGGTALAFYALLGFEDSVNLAEEAREPQKDFPPALFGGLVAAALIYMAVAFTATMLVDTRTLVASTGPLLEVVKVAGFAFPPKLFALIALLAVGNTALINMLMASRLVYGMARQRIIPSVFGAVHPTRATPWVAIVFTVAIAAVLVSTGDVGPLADTTVLLLLLVFALVNVCVLLLRKDPVRHEHFVAPTWMPALGAVVCLFLALPITGRTGDVYLRAAVLVGIGVVLWFINRIIVGKIDEIDVTKINPPE, from the coding sequence ATGACTGTGGGTCACGGGCATCAGCCCGCGTTGAAGCGGGTCATCGGCCGCAAGGTGCTCCTGCTCTTCGTCCTTGGGGACATCCTCGGCGCCGGCATCTACGCGCTGGTCGGGAAGGTGGCCGGCAACGTGGGCGGGGCCCTCTGGGTGCCGTTCCTCGTCGCGTTCGTGCTCGCCGCCCTCACCGCCACCGCCTACGCGGAGCTGGTCGGCAAGTACCCGCAGGCGGCGGGCGCGGCCCTGTACGCCAACAAGGCCTTCCACATCCCGTTCGTGACCTTCATCGTGGCCTTCGCGGTCATGATGAGCGGCATCACCTCCGCCAGTGCCGCCGCCAGGGCGTTCGGCGGCAGATACCTGGCCGAGTTCGTCACGGTGCCGGTGATCGTGGGCGCGTTCGCCTTCCTCGGCCTGGTCACGCTGGTGAACTTCGCCGGCATCTCCGAGTCGGTGAAGGTCAACGTGACCCTGACGATCATCGAGGCCTTCGGTCTCCTGGTGATCGTCGCGATCGGCGTCTACGCGCTGTTCACCGGCGAGGGCGAGCCGGGGCGGGCGCTGGAGTTCCATCAGGCCCACGGCGCCTTCCTCGGCGTGCTCGGCGGCACCGCGCTGGCCTTCTACGCGCTGCTCGGCTTCGAGGACTCGGTCAACCTGGCCGAGGAGGCGAGGGAGCCGCAGAAGGACTTCCCGCCCGCCCTGTTCGGCGGGCTGGTGGCGGCGGCGCTGATCTACATGGCGGTCGCCTTCACCGCCACCATGCTGGTCGACACCAGAACGCTGGTCGCCTCGACGGGCCCGCTCCTCGAAGTGGTCAAGGTGGCCGGGTTCGCCTTCCCGCCCAAGCTGTTCGCCCTGATCGCGCTGCTCGCCGTCGGCAACACCGCCCTGATCAACATGCTGATGGCCTCCAGGCTGGTGTACGGCATGGCGCGCCAGCGCATCATCCCCTCGGTGTTCGGCGCGGTCCATCCCACCAGGGCCACGCCGTGGGTGGCGATCGTTTTCACGGTGGCCATCGCCGCGGTGCTGGTGTCGACGGGTGACGTGGGACCGCTGGCCGACACGACCGTGCTCCTGCTGCTGCTGGTCTTCGCGCTGGTCAACGTCTGCGTTCTGCTGCTGCGCAAAGACCCCGTCCGGCACGAGCACTTCGTCGCGCCGACCTGGATGCCGGCGCTGGGCGCGGTGGTCTGCCTGTTCCTGGCGCTGCCGATCACCGGCAGGACGGGAGACGTCTACCTGAGGGCGGCGGTGCTGGTGGGCATCGGTGTCGTGCTGTGGTTCATCAACCGGATCATCGTCGGGAAGATCGACGAGATCGACGTCACCAAGATCAACCCACCGGAGTGA
- a CDS encoding DUF1707 SHOCT-like domain-containing protein, with translation MTDPHMRVSDADRERAARQLQKAFAEGRLDAEELDERLGLAFGAKTYGDLTAPLSDLPAAGAFVPAVFSAPHAEAVVLESKTGDVTRSGDWPVPQRLKVVSKYGNATLDLSAAGVLHPVVHIDFDLKYGSAGVVLPDGATADVDGYQAGWGGAPEVSVPARPRPGLLHVRITGQIKYGGLEVRYPQAMR, from the coding sequence ATGACCGACCCCCACATGCGCGTGTCCGACGCCGACCGTGAACGGGCCGCGCGACAACTGCAGAAGGCCTTCGCCGAGGGCCGGCTCGACGCCGAGGAACTGGACGAGCGCCTCGGGCTCGCCTTCGGCGCAAAGACCTACGGCGATCTCACCGCGCCGCTGTCCGACCTACCGGCCGCCGGCGCGTTCGTCCCGGCCGTCTTCTCCGCGCCGCACGCCGAGGCGGTGGTGCTGGAGTCGAAGACGGGCGACGTGACCCGCTCGGGCGACTGGCCGGTGCCCCAGCGACTCAAGGTCGTCTCCAAGTACGGCAACGCCACCCTCGACCTGTCGGCGGCCGGCGTGCTCCATCCCGTCGTGCACATCGACTTCGACCTGAAGTACGGCTCCGCCGGCGTCGTCCTGCCCGACGGCGCGACCGCCGACGTGGACGGCTACCAGGCGGGGTGGGGCGGCGCCCCCGAGGTGAGCGTCCCCGCGCGCCCTCGTCCTGGCCTGCTGCACGTGCGGATCACCGGCCAGATCAAGTACGGCGGGCTGGAGGTCCGCTACCCCCAGGCCATGAGGTAG
- a CDS encoding sensor histidine kinase: MAFVHPALFYENDAEYLSGTVPFIRGGLEAGEPVAVSVPAPNLDLIRRELGDHAARVRLLDMTVVGRNPGRIIPGVLRDFADRFPDQHVRIIGEPIWEGRSETEYPACAQHEALINLAFTGRRVTILCPYDVKRLEPFVLDDAALTHPIIQDSSGERRSPVYAPSLIIDGYNQPLAEPRTAVSLLFDHRNLAEVRHLANEWALAAGLTGTRLDDVQLTVSELGANSLDHGGGAGTLRLWHEEGRLVCEVSDTGHITDPLVGRSPVDPRTAGSRGLLIVNLLSDLVRIHTSEGSTVVRAYFDPPR, from the coding sequence ATGGCGTTCGTGCATCCGGCGCTCTTCTACGAGAACGACGCGGAGTATCTGTCGGGCACCGTTCCCTTCATCCGTGGCGGACTCGAGGCAGGGGAGCCGGTGGCCGTGTCCGTCCCCGCGCCCAATCTCGACCTGATCAGGCGTGAGCTGGGCGACCATGCGGCGCGGGTGCGATTGCTCGACATGACCGTCGTCGGCCGCAACCCCGGCCGGATCATCCCCGGCGTGCTGCGCGACTTCGCCGACCGCTTCCCCGACCAGCACGTGCGCATCATCGGCGAGCCCATCTGGGAGGGGCGCAGCGAGACCGAGTACCCGGCCTGCGCCCAGCACGAGGCGCTGATCAACCTGGCCTTCACCGGACGGCGGGTCACGATCCTGTGTCCCTACGACGTCAAACGTCTCGAACCCTTCGTGCTCGACGACGCGGCGCTCACCCACCCGATCATCCAGGACTCCTCGGGGGAGCGCCGCAGCCCTGTCTACGCCCCCTCGCTGATCATCGACGGCTACAACCAGCCGCTGGCGGAGCCGAGGACCGCGGTCTCGCTCCTGTTCGACCACCGCAACCTCGCCGAGGTGCGCCACCTGGCCAACGAGTGGGCGCTGGCCGCGGGCCTGACCGGCACCCGCCTCGACGACGTCCAGCTGACCGTCTCCGAACTGGGCGCCAACAGCCTCGACCACGGCGGGGGTGCCGGCACGCTGCGGCTCTGGCACGAGGAAGGGCGCCTGGTCTGCGAGGTCAGCGACACGGGGCACATCACCGACCCGCTGGTGGGCCGCTCCCCCGTCGATCCCCGTACGGCGGGCTCGCGCGGGCTGCTGATCGTCAACCTGCTCAGCGACCTGGTGCGGATCCATACCAGCGAAGGCTCGACCGTGGTGCGCGCCTACTTCGACCCGCCCCGGTGA
- a CDS encoding DUF2079 domain-containing protein, translated as MRPTTRLSIYLLSLAAAFAYALLGLVKLVTFRATTFDLVIVDQAVRGYARFGPPYIPSVGVFHGRGMDYPQLADHFSPIYALLAPLYWIHDGPATLIVAQAVLFAAAIPFLWLFTHRVLGTASAYLVAVAYALSWPIAQAAAFDVHEVMFVPLLTAVMIERYQAGRPLPAILALFALLLVKEDMGLMAVGAGLCLAFLGDRLRGLLCVAIGVTWTILVRGVLIQLAGGDTGDFWAYGHLGPDVPAALLHMLGDPLGTLALPFSEEAKVDTLFLLVWPTLMLCLLSPVSLVALPHVLERMLSDRSSWWQADFQYSAFTVVILFCAGVDGLARLLRWVKRPESATLKTAWAVAVCAVALTLLPRFALDQLTHPGFYRADPARTSAAAAAVAQVPSGTVVEVTNSLGPALTSRATVLLLDGTPRHAPWVVADVARWEYPFGSAAGQAERVALLLSSGYVQVFQRNGYVVLHKPDSGSANPR; from the coding sequence GTGCGCCCGACGACCCGTCTCTCGATCTACCTGCTGTCCCTGGCCGCCGCGTTCGCCTACGCCCTGCTCGGCCTGGTCAAGCTGGTCACCTTCCGCGCCACCACGTTCGACCTGGTCATCGTGGATCAGGCGGTTCGCGGCTATGCCCGGTTCGGCCCGCCGTACATTCCCTCCGTCGGCGTCTTCCACGGCCGCGGCATGGACTACCCGCAGCTGGCCGACCACTTCTCGCCGATCTACGCGCTGCTCGCGCCGCTCTACTGGATCCATGACGGCCCCGCGACGCTGATCGTCGCCCAGGCCGTCCTCTTCGCGGCCGCCATCCCGTTCCTGTGGCTGTTCACCCACCGCGTCCTCGGCACCGCGTCCGCCTATCTCGTGGCCGTCGCGTACGCGCTCTCGTGGCCGATCGCCCAGGCGGCCGCGTTCGACGTGCACGAGGTGATGTTCGTCCCGCTGCTCACCGCCGTCATGATCGAGCGGTATCAGGCGGGCCGCCCGCTGCCCGCGATCCTCGCCCTGTTCGCCCTCCTGCTCGTCAAGGAGGACATGGGCCTGATGGCGGTCGGGGCGGGGCTCTGTCTGGCCTTCCTCGGCGACAGGCTGCGCGGCCTGCTGTGCGTCGCCATCGGCGTGACCTGGACGATCCTGGTCCGCGGAGTCCTCATCCAGCTGGCGGGCGGCGACACGGGAGACTTCTGGGCCTACGGGCACCTCGGCCCCGACGTGCCCGCCGCGCTGCTCCACATGCTCGGCGACCCCCTCGGCACGCTGGCCCTGCCGTTCAGCGAGGAGGCCAAGGTCGACACGCTCTTCCTGCTGGTCTGGCCCACGCTGATGCTGTGCCTGCTCTCCCCCGTCTCGCTCGTCGCGCTGCCGCACGTGCTGGAGCGCATGCTGTCCGACCGCTCCTCGTGGTGGCAGGCCGACTTCCAGTACAGCGCCTTCACCGTCGTGATCCTCTTCTGCGCCGGCGTGGACGGCCTGGCCCGCCTCCTGCGCTGGGTCAAACGGCCGGAGTCCGCCACGCTGAAGACGGCGTGGGCGGTCGCCGTGTGCGCCGTCGCCCTCACCCTGCTCCCCCGCTTCGCCCTCGACCAGCTCACGCACCCCGGCTTCTACCGCGCTGACCCCGCGCGCACCTCCGCGGCGGCCGCCGCCGTCGCCCAGGTGCCCTCGGGGACGGTCGTCGAGGTCACCAACTCCCTCGGCCCCGCGCTGACCTCCCGCGCCACGGTCCTGCTGCTGGACGGCACGCCCCGCCACGCGCCCTGGGTCGTGGCCGACGTGGCCAGGTGGGAGTACCCCTTCGGCTCCGCCGCCGGCCAGGCCGAACGCGTCGCGCTGCTGCTGTCGTCCGGCTACGTCCAGGTCTTCCAACGCAACGGCTACGTCGTCCTGCACAAGCCGGACTCCGGCTCGGCCAATCCCCGGTGA